A genomic stretch from Pontivivens ytuae includes:
- a CDS encoding cytochrome P450 produces the protein MSNAPVYEIDPAAFWADPYPDLKRMRAEAPVCFVPQLGATLMTRRDDIFRNEKKTSVFSSYQPDGLMTVLMGENMMRRDGDGHMSERRAIFPTVSPRTVKDVWRARFEAATEQVLDDLAPRGACDLVADYAMPVSAEALKAITGLDNMDWREMDRVSQGMIDGCANYAGDAEVEARCHDCTASIDRHIDAQLAAPPEHSLIATQQAAGLGEDRIRANVKLAISGGQNEPRDAIAGCAWALLSHPEQLAMIRRGEAPWLAAFEEYARWISPIGMSPRRIAEEAEVDGIAYAEDDRVFLMFGSGNRDEAVFARPDAFDITQDAGPSIAFGAGPHFCAGAWASRCLIAEVAVPMLFDRLANLRLNPARPARFGGWAFRGPLEVAVTWG, from the coding sequence ATGTCCAATGCGCCCGTCTACGAGATCGACCCCGCGGCCTTCTGGGCCGATCCTTATCCCGACCTGAAGCGGATGCGGGCGGAGGCGCCGGTGTGCTTCGTCCCGCAGCTGGGCGCGACGCTGATGACCCGGCGCGACGACATCTTCCGCAACGAGAAGAAGACAAGCGTCTTCTCGTCGTACCAGCCCGACGGCCTGATGACTGTCCTGATGGGCGAGAACATGATGCGCCGCGACGGCGACGGCCACATGTCGGAGCGGCGGGCGATCTTCCCCACGGTCTCCCCCCGCACGGTGAAGGACGTGTGGCGCGCGCGGTTCGAGGCGGCGACGGAACAGGTGCTTGACGATCTCGCCCCGCGCGGCGCCTGCGATCTTGTGGCGGATTACGCGATGCCGGTCAGTGCCGAGGCACTGAAGGCCATCACCGGGCTCGACAACATGGACTGGCGGGAGATGGACCGCGTCAGCCAGGGCATGATCGACGGTTGTGCCAACTACGCGGGCGACGCGGAGGTCGAGGCGCGCTGCCACGACTGCACCGCCTCCATCGACCGGCATATCGACGCGCAGCTCGCCGCCCCGCCGGAGCACTCCCTGATCGCCACGCAGCAGGCGGCGGGTCTGGGTGAGGACCGGATCCGGGCCAACGTGAAGCTCGCGATCTCCGGCGGACAGAACGAGCCGCGCGACGCCATCGCGGGCTGTGCCTGGGCGCTCCTGAGCCATCCGGAACAGCTCGCGATGATCCGGCGAGGCGAGGCCCCTTGGCTCGCCGCGTTCGAGGAATACGCCCGCTGGATCAGCCCCATCGGCATGTCGCCGCGCCGCATCGCTGAGGAGGCGGAGGTCGACGGCATCGCCTATGCCGAGGACGACCGCGTGTTCCTGATGTTCGGCTCCGGCAACCGGGACGAGGCGGTCTTCGCCAGACCGGACGCCTTCGACATCACGCAGGACGCCGGCCCCTCCATCGCCTTCGGCGCGGGCCCGCATTTCTGCGCCGGCGCCTGGGCGTCGCGCTGCCTGATCGCGGAGGTCGCAGTGCCGATGCTCTTCGACCGGCTGGCGAACCTGCGCCTCAACCCCGCCCGTCCGGCCCGGTTCGGCGGCTGGGCCTTCCGCGGACCGCTCGAGGTGGCCGTGACTTGGGGCTGA
- the ftsA gene encoding cell division protein FtsA produces the protein MTRNLLYQSQRAMRERRENALRRGLVAIVDLGSSKITCLILAIDFALLRATRADGVGRLDGQAGLKVIGAATTRSRGIELGEIAAMEEVERGVRTVINAAQKMAEVRVDHVIACYSGGRPRSYGLLGEAEVEHGEVTEADIGEALAQGEVPDYGAGREVLHALPVNFTLDHRTGLTDPRGLTGARLSVDMHMMTVSAESIANMVQVFRRCDLELSGLVHSSYAAGLAAMTEDELELGGACIDLGGGSTGLSIFMKRQMIYADTVRLGGDHVTSDICHGLAVSNAVAERIKTFHGGLVATSRDDRDLIEVARDPNDHTPTRPTVSRAELIGVMRPRVEEILEAARDRLDAASFEHMPGRRIVLTGGGSLVPGLEEIAARILGRQVRLGRPLRIPGLPQAQTSAQFSAAVGLALHLAKPSDECWDFEVPADRYGTQRLRKAMRWFRENW, from the coding sequence ATGACCCGGAACCTGCTCTACCAATCGCAGCGCGCCATGCGTGAGCGGCGGGAGAACGCGCTGCGCCGCGGGCTCGTCGCCATCGTCGACCTCGGCTCGTCCAAGATCACCTGCCTGATCCTCGCCATCGACTTCGCCCTGCTGCGTGCCACCCGCGCGGATGGCGTCGGGCGGCTCGACGGGCAGGCGGGGCTGAAGGTCATCGGCGCGGCCACCACCCGCTCCCGCGGGATCGAGCTGGGTGAGATCGCGGCGATGGAGGAGGTCGAGCGCGGCGTGCGCACCGTCATCAACGCAGCCCAGAAGATGGCCGAGGTCCGCGTCGATCACGTCATCGCCTGCTATTCCGGCGGACGCCCCCGTTCCTACGGCCTGCTGGGCGAGGCGGAGGTCGAGCATGGCGAGGTGACCGAGGCCGATATCGGCGAGGCGCTCGCACAGGGCGAGGTGCCGGACTATGGCGCGGGCCGCGAGGTGCTGCATGCGCTGCCGGTCAACTTCACCCTCGACCACCGCACCGGGCTGACCGATCCGCGGGGCCTCACCGGTGCGCGGCTCAGTGTCGACATGCACATGATGACCGTGAGTGCGGAGAGCATCGCCAACATGGTGCAGGTCTTCCGCCGCTGCGATCTGGAACTGTCGGGGCTGGTGCACTCGTCCTACGCCGCGGGGCTCGCCGCGATGACGGAGGATGAGCTGGAGCTTGGCGGGGCCTGCATCGACCTCGGCGGTGGCTCGACGGGCCTGTCGATCTTCATGAAGCGGCAGATGATCTACGCCGACACCGTGCGGCTGGGGGGCGATCACGTGACCTCCGACATCTGCCACGGGCTGGCCGTATCAAACGCGGTGGCCGAGCGGATAAAGACGTTCCACGGCGGGCTGGTCGCGACCTCGCGCGACGATCGCGACCTGATCGAGGTGGCACGCGATCCCAACGACCACACGCCGACGCGGCCTACCGTGAGCCGCGCCGAGCTGATCGGCGTCATGCGTCCGCGCGTCGAAGAGATCCTCGAGGCCGCCCGCGACCGTCTCGATGCCGCGAGCTTCGAGCACATGCCGGGTCGCCGCATCGTGCTGACCGGCGGCGGCAGCCTCGTGCCGGGGCTGGAGGAGATCGCGGCCCGCATCCTCGGCCGTCAGGTGCGGCTCGGCCGCCCGCTGCGCATTCCGGGGCTGCCTCAGGCCCAGACCTCCGCCCAGTTCTCCGCCGCGGTGGGGCTGGCGCTGCACCTGGCCAAGCCGTCGGACGAGTGCTGGGACTTCGAGGTGCCCGCCGATCGCTACGGCACCCAGCGGCTGCGCAAGGCGATGCGCTGGTTCCGCGAGAACTGGTAG
- the recN gene encoding DNA repair protein RecN: MLLSLSVRDIILIDHVELAFRPGLNVLTGETGAGKSILLDALGFALGHRGRADLIRKGAEQGEVVAEFALPPDSPIRAELEEAGLPDEGDTLLIRRVNGEGGRKTAWVNDRRCSGEILRRIGAHLVEIHGQHDDRGLLDPKGHRALLDAFAGAEDALEGTGQTWRAVSAARRALDEARARLEAARSDEEFLRHAIGELDALDPQPGEDETLDTRRRHMQAAARVGEDVTKADGALGPQGAEGPMNDALRWLEGAAGSLEGLLEQPVAALERALSELAEAQAGVASALEQLDADPMELERVEERLFAIRGLARKHNVLPDDLAGFADELRTRLAAIDGGAEEIAGLEVALTEAEGEYDTAATALGDLRRTAAARLDAAMAAELGPLKMERAVFTTAIADAPPGPEGREAVTFTVATNPGAPAGPINKIASGGELSRFLLALKVCLTTRAEGLTLIFDEIDRGVGGATADAVGRRLGTIADKAQVLVVTHSPQVAARGAHHWRIAKSVEGGITTTRVTPLAPSDRTDEIARMLSGDKLTDAARQAAKALLDG, encoded by the coding sequence ATGCTGCTGAGCCTGTCGGTTCGCGACATCATCCTGATCGACCATGTGGAGCTGGCCTTCCGCCCCGGCCTGAACGTGCTGACCGGGGAGACGGGGGCGGGCAAATCGATCCTGCTCGACGCGCTTGGCTTCGCGCTCGGCCACCGCGGCCGGGCCGATCTGATCCGCAAGGGCGCGGAGCAGGGCGAGGTGGTGGCGGAATTCGCCCTGCCGCCTGACAGTCCGATCCGCGCCGAACTGGAGGAGGCGGGGCTCCCCGACGAAGGCGACACGCTCCTGATCCGGCGCGTCAACGGCGAGGGCGGGCGCAAGACCGCCTGGGTGAACGACCGCCGCTGCTCCGGCGAGATCCTGCGCCGCATCGGTGCGCATCTCGTCGAGATCCACGGCCAGCATGACGACCGCGGGCTGCTCGACCCGAAAGGCCACCGCGCCCTGCTCGACGCCTTTGCGGGCGCAGAGGACGCGCTGGAGGGGACCGGCCAGACCTGGCGGGCCGTGTCCGCCGCCCGGCGCGCGCTCGACGAGGCCCGTGCCCGGCTGGAGGCCGCCCGTAGCGACGAGGAGTTCCTGCGCCACGCCATCGGCGAACTCGACGCACTCGACCCGCAGCCCGGCGAGGACGAGACGCTCGACACCCGCCGCCGCCACATGCAGGCCGCCGCCCGCGTCGGCGAGGATGTGACGAAGGCCGATGGCGCGCTCGGCCCCCAAGGCGCCGAAGGCCCGATGAACGACGCGCTTCGCTGGCTGGAAGGCGCGGCGGGCAGTCTCGAAGGACTGCTGGAGCAGCCGGTGGCGGCGCTGGAACGCGCGCTCTCGGAACTGGCCGAGGCGCAGGCCGGCGTTGCGTCGGCGTTGGAACAGCTCGACGCCGATCCGATGGAGCTGGAGCGGGTGGAGGAACGCCTCTTCGCCATCCGCGGCCTCGCCCGCAAGCACAACGTCCTGCCCGACGACCTCGCCGGGTTCGCGGACGAGCTGCGCACCCGCCTCGCCGCCATCGACGGCGGCGCGGAGGAGATCGCCGGTCTGGAGGTGGCGCTGACTGAAGCAGAGGGCGAATACGATACGGCGGCCACCGCGCTCGGCGACCTGCGTCGCACCGCCGCCGCCCGCCTAGACGCCGCGATGGCCGCCGAACTTGGCCCGCTGAAGATGGAGCGCGCGGTCTTCACCACCGCCATCGCCGACGCGCCGCCCGGACCAGAGGGCCGCGAGGCCGTTACCTTCACCGTCGCCACCAATCCCGGCGCGCCTGCCGGCCCGATCAACAAGATCGCCTCGGGTGGCGAGCTCTCCCGCTTCCTGCTCGCGCTGAAGGTCTGCCTGACGACCCGAGCGGAAGGCCTCACCCTGATCTTCGACGAGATCGACCGCGGCGTCGGTGGCGCCACCGCGGACGCCGTCGGACGCCGCCTCGGCACCATCGCGGACAAGGCGCAGGTCCTCGTGGTCACCCACTCGCCGCAGGTGGCCGCCCGCGGCGCGCATCACTGGCGCATCGCGAAATCGGTGGAAGGCGGGATCACGACGACCCGCGTCACCCCCCTCGCCCCCTCCGACCGCACCGATGAGATCGCCCGGATGCTGTCCGGCGATAAGCTGACCGACGCCGCGCGCCAGGCGGCGAAGGCGCTGCTGGACGGGTGA
- a CDS encoding outer membrane protein assembly factor BamD: MMRVTRLLFILLAAISLSACGLFRGDNDETANLEARSAQEIFELAEDQLQRGQPRTAAATFSEIERLYPYSQWAKRALIMSSFSYYEATDFVEARSAAERYISFYPADPEAAYAQYLIAQSWYDQITDVGRDQSNTLEALQALRVLIERYPGTEYAREGELQFDLALDHLAGKEMEIGRYYLKRGHYIAALRRFQAVVDEYQTTSHTPEALHRMVESYLALGFDDEALKAASILGYNFPGSDWYEDSYALIQSNGLDNASPDGTTAGRLWRQIVLGEWL, encoded by the coding sequence ATGATGCGCGTGACGCGGCTGCTGTTCATCCTCCTCGCGGCGATCAGCCTCTCGGCCTGCGGCCTGTTCCGCGGCGACAATGACGAGACGGCGAACCTGGAGGCCCGTTCGGCCCAGGAGATCTTCGAACTGGCCGAGGATCAGCTCCAGCGCGGCCAGCCGCGGACGGCGGCGGCCACCTTCTCGGAGATCGAGCGGCTCTACCCCTACTCCCAGTGGGCGAAGCGTGCGCTGATCATGTCCTCCTTCTCCTACTACGAGGCGACGGATTTCGTGGAGGCCCGCTCGGCCGCCGAGCGCTACATCAGCTTCTACCCGGCCGATCCCGAGGCCGCCTACGCGCAGTACCTCATCGCGCAGAGCTGGTACGACCAGATCACCGATGTGGGCCGCGACCAGTCCAATACGCTGGAGGCACTGCAGGCGCTTCGCGTCCTGATCGAGCGCTATCCGGGCACGGAATACGCCCGCGAGGGTGAACTGCAATTCGACCTGGCCCTCGACCACCTCGCAGGCAAGGAGATGGAGATCGGGCGCTACTACCTCAAGCGCGGTCACTACATCGCCGCCCTGCGCCGCTTCCAGGCCGTGGTGGACGAGTACCAGACGACCTCCCACACGCCCGAGGCGCTGCACCGGATGGTGGAAAGCTACCTCGCCCTCGGCTTCGACGACGAGGCTCTGAAGGCGGCGTCGATCCTCGGCTACAACTTCCCGGGCTCCGACTGGTACGAGGACAGCTACGCCCTGATCCAGTCGAACGGGCTCGACAACGCCTCCCCCGACGGGACGACGGCGGGGCGGCTCTGGCGGCAGATCGTGCTGGGCGAATGGCTCTGA
- a CDS encoding M42 family metallopeptidase, translating to MDIDLLKRLCETPGVPGREHRVRALIEAEIEGLADEVRIDPMGSLLVKRNGSGKRVMLLCHMDEIGFLVSHVSEEGWIHVNPVGGFDNRNLFSRRVLVCTKDGDLKGVMNPGGKPVHIASPEDRKKVPEISEFFVDVGMGKATADKVRVGDYVVMDEPLVEMGDKVVSKALDNRIACWLGIEALRAAKESGHDCELHVAFTVQEEVGLRGARTASFDIKPEIGFGIDTTLACDTPGVPKPQSVTEQGKGFGLHIKDGSFIADIDLVEEIEALAVEAEIPHQRTILASGGQDGAAAQQAAAGARAVGIVVGTRYIHTVTEMIHKSDLQAARDILATWIAKN from the coding sequence ATGGACATCGACCTGCTCAAGCGCCTGTGTGAGACCCCCGGCGTACCGGGCCGCGAGCACCGCGTGCGCGCCCTGATCGAGGCGGAGATCGAGGGCCTCGCAGACGAGGTTCGCATCGACCCGATGGGCAGCCTGCTCGTGAAGCGCAATGGCTCGGGCAAGCGGGTCATGCTCCTGTGCCACATGGACGAGATCGGGTTTCTCGTCAGCCACGTGAGCGAGGAGGGGTGGATCCACGTCAATCCCGTGGGCGGCTTCGACAACCGGAACTTGTTTTCACGCCGGGTGCTGGTCTGCACGAAGGACGGCGATCTGAAGGGGGTGATGAACCCCGGCGGCAAGCCGGTCCACATCGCCTCGCCCGAGGATCGCAAGAAGGTGCCCGAGATCTCCGAGTTCTTCGTCGATGTCGGCATGGGCAAGGCGACCGCCGACAAGGTGCGCGTCGGTGACTACGTCGTGATGGACGAGCCGCTGGTGGAGATGGGCGACAAGGTGGTGTCGAAGGCGCTCGACAACCGTATCGCCTGCTGGCTGGGTATCGAGGCGCTGCGTGCGGCGAAGGAAAGCGGGCACGACTGCGAGCTCCACGTCGCCTTCACCGTGCAGGAGGAGGTCGGCCTGCGCGGCGCGCGCACCGCGTCCTTCGATATCAAGCCCGAGATCGGCTTCGGCATCGATACCACGCTCGCCTGCGATACGCCGGGCGTGCCGAAACCGCAGAGCGTGACGGAGCAGGGCAAGGGCTTCGGCCTCCACATCAAGGACGGCAGCTTCATCGCCGATATCGACCTAGTGGAGGAGATCGAGGCGCTGGCCGTGGAGGCGGAGATCCCGCACCAGCGGACCATCCTGGCCTCTGGGGGTCAGGATGGTGCGGCCGCCCAGCAGGCGGCAGCGGGCGCGCGGGCCGTGGGCATCGTGGTGGGCACCCGCTACATCCACACGGTGACGGAGATGATCCACAAGAGCGACCTTCAGGCGGCGCGCGACATCCTGGCGACGTGGATCGCGAAGAACTGA
- the lpxC gene encoding UDP-3-O-acyl-N-acetylglucosamine deacetylase — MQSLYQTTLRRAVRLSGIGLHSGRSAELVVRPASVHHGIWFRRMDLVARDTMIPASWDAVTDTTLNTRIANEAGVTVSTIEHLMAALHGCGISNALIEVDGPEIPIMDGSAAPFVRAFLNTGLAEQDARRTVLRVLKRVELDEGGAYAALEPARHFEVDFEIDFPNTAIGWQSKRLAVVNGAFVDELMDSRTFVRAADVDALRAQGLALGGSLDNAVVVEGRTVQNPEGFRHADEAVRHKMLDAVGDLALAGAPLLARYTGVRAGHGVTNRLLHKLFATPGAVRLDVCRDRDVAGLPGVTRQEEALRRIA, encoded by the coding sequence TTGCAATCGCTTTATCAGACGACGCTTCGCCGTGCCGTCCGGTTGTCCGGTATCGGCCTGCATTCGGGCCGCTCGGCCGAGCTGGTGGTCCGTCCCGCATCGGTCCATCACGGCATCTGGTTCCGTCGCATGGACCTCGTCGCACGTGACACCATGATCCCGGCGAGCTGGGACGCGGTGACCGACACGACGCTGAACACGCGGATCGCGAACGAGGCGGGCGTCACCGTCTCCACCATCGAGCACCTGATGGCCGCCCTGCATGGCTGCGGCATCTCCAACGCGCTGATCGAGGTGGACGGCCCCGAGATCCCGATCATGGACGGCAGTGCTGCACCCTTCGTGCGGGCGTTCCTCAACACCGGTCTGGCCGAGCAGGACGCGCGCCGCACCGTGCTGCGCGTGCTCAAGCGCGTGGAGCTCGATGAGGGTGGTGCCTACGCGGCGCTCGAGCCCGCCCGCCACTTCGAGGTGGATTTCGAGATCGACTTCCCGAACACCGCGATCGGCTGGCAGTCCAAGCGCCTCGCCGTCGTGAACGGTGCCTTCGTGGACGAGCTGATGGACAGCCGTACCTTCGTGCGCGCAGCGGACGTGGACGCGCTGCGGGCGCAGGGCCTGGCCCTCGGCGGCTCGCTCGACAACGCCGTCGTGGTCGAAGGCCGCACGGTGCAGAACCCGGAGGGCTTCCGCCACGCGGACGAGGCCGTGCGCCACAAGATGCTGGACGCAGTGGGCGACCTCGCGCTGGCCGGTGCACCGCTCCTCGCGCGCTATACCGGCGTGCGCGCAGGCCACGGCGTGACCAACCGCCTGCTGCACAAGCTCTTCGCCACGCCGGGTGCCGTGCGCCTAGACGTGTGCCGCGACCGTGACGTCGCGGGCCTGCCGGGCGTGACGCGGCAGGAGGAGGCACTGCGCCGCATCGCGTGA
- a CDS encoding cell division protein FtsQ/DivIB — MRPLKRDYAPSRWRYRLSRWWLSPRVRLMVKRGLPLSVIAMVVGGLAANPHNQAWVRAQVMAAHSAVVDHPEFAVLALEIEGAGPDLTAEVADALAVELPASSLRLDLDEARARVEALAPIDTAQLTIGPDKALKVRVTERIPVAVWRDRQGLHLVDPHGVVVSDLSPAPERPDLPMIFGTGAAEHVGEALALAEAAGPLGPRIRGMVRVGERRWDIALDRGQRILLPESGAVEALLHVLALHLSEEMLERDIEAIDMRDRTRPTVRLTDHAVREMRRLRAMEAGEDA; from the coding sequence ATGCGACCGCTGAAACGCGACTACGCCCCGTCCCGCTGGCGCTACCGCCTGTCGCGCTGGTGGCTGAGCCCACGGGTCCGCCTGATGGTGAAGCGTGGCCTGCCGCTGAGCGTCATCGCGATGGTCGTCGGCGGTCTGGCGGCCAATCCCCACAATCAGGCGTGGGTGCGGGCGCAGGTGATGGCCGCACATTCCGCCGTCGTCGATCACCCCGAGTTCGCCGTACTGGCGCTGGAGATCGAGGGCGCAGGCCCCGATCTGACCGCCGAGGTGGCGGATGCGCTGGCGGTGGAGCTGCCCGCCTCCTCCCTCCGCCTCGACCTCGATGAGGCACGCGCGCGGGTGGAGGCGCTGGCGCCCATCGATACCGCGCAGCTCACCATCGGGCCGGACAAGGCGCTGAAGGTGCGCGTGACCGAGCGCATTCCCGTCGCCGTCTGGCGTGACCGGCAGGGCCTGCACCTCGTCGATCCGCATGGCGTCGTGGTCAGCGACCTGTCCCCCGCCCCCGAGCGGCCAGACCTGCCGATGATCTTCGGCACGGGGGCTGCAGAGCATGTGGGCGAGGCGCTGGCGCTCGCCGAAGCCGCCGGGCCCCTCGGCCCGCGCATCCGCGGCATGGTCCGCGTCGGCGAACGGCGCTGGGACATCGCGCTCGACCGCGGGCAGCGCATCCTCCTGCCCGAGAGCGGCGCGGTGGAGGCGCTGCTCCACGTCCTCGCCCTGCATCTCAGCGAGGAGATGCTGGAGCGCGACATCGAGGCCATCGACATGCGCGACCGCACCCGCCCCACCGTGCGCCTCACCGACCACGCCGTGCGCGAGATGCGGCGCCTGCGCGCCATGGAAGCGGGAGAGGACGCATGA
- the ftsZ gene encoding cell division protein FtsZ has translation MSLTLRMPEQTELKPRILVFGVGGAGGNAVNNMIDKQLEGAEFVVANTDAQALQQAQASRKIQMGTQVTEGLGAGAKPAVGAAAAEESIEEIVDHLAGSHMCFITAGMGGGTGTGGAPIIAQAAREMGILTVGVVTKPFHFEGSKRMRQADEGIAELQQHVDTLIIIPNQNLFRLANEKTTFTEAFMMADDVLYQGVKGVTDLMVRPGLINLDFADVRSVMDEMGKAMMGTGEADGETRAVDAAERAIANPLLDEISLKGAKGVLINVTGGNDMTLFELDEAASRIRKEVDEDANIIVGSTLDPALDGVLRVSVVATGIDAAMAEQIAAEQAAARSAPAPVAAPAPAPVAEPEPAAAPVVTNPTTVSDLIASRQSTPEPRIEAAPEPELPAEETVAETARPAGEPSNETLARLQAAVAKQPSHSTPPRPAPTPAPQAQDGERKPGFGINSLINRMTGQPEGTPAPRTEPQQAKPRAVPQATPRPADRLDEDERQRIEIPAFLRRQAN, from the coding sequence ATGAGTCTGACTCTTCGGATGCCCGAGCAGACCGAGTTGAAGCCGCGCATCCTCGTCTTCGGCGTAGGCGGTGCGGGCGGCAACGCGGTCAACAACATGATCGACAAGCAGCTGGAAGGTGCGGAGTTCGTGGTGGCGAACACCGACGCGCAGGCGCTGCAGCAGGCCCAGGCGAGCCGCAAGATCCAGATGGGCACCCAGGTGACCGAGGGTCTGGGCGCGGGTGCGAAGCCCGCCGTGGGTGCCGCCGCGGCCGAGGAGAGCATCGAGGAGATCGTCGATCACCTCGCGGGCTCCCACATGTGCTTCATCACCGCCGGCATGGGCGGCGGCACCGGCACCGGTGGCGCGCCGATCATCGCGCAGGCGGCCCGCGAGATGGGCATCCTGACGGTCGGCGTCGTGACCAAGCCCTTTCACTTCGAAGGGTCGAAGCGGATGCGCCAGGCCGATGAGGGCATCGCCGAGCTGCAGCAGCACGTCGATACGCTGATCATCATCCCGAACCAGAACCTGTTCCGCCTCGCCAACGAGAAGACCACGTTCACCGAGGCCTTCATGATGGCCGACGACGTGCTCTACCAGGGTGTGAAGGGCGTGACGGACCTGATGGTGCGTCCGGGCCTGATCAACCTCGACTTCGCGGATGTCCGCTCCGTCATGGACGAGATGGGCAAGGCGATGATGGGCACGGGCGAGGCCGATGGCGAGACCCGCGCGGTCGACGCCGCCGAGCGTGCCATTGCGAACCCGCTCCTCGACGAGATCAGCCTGAAGGGCGCGAAAGGCGTCCTGATCAACGTCACCGGCGGCAACGACATGACGCTGTTCGAGCTGGACGAGGCCGCCTCCCGCATCCGCAAGGAAGTGGACGAGGACGCGAACATCATCGTGGGCTCCACGCTGGACCCGGCGCTCGACGGCGTGCTGCGCGTCTCGGTCGTCGCGACCGGCATCGACGCGGCCATGGCCGAGCAGATCGCGGCGGAGCAGGCAGCCGCCCGCTCTGCCCCGGCACCGGTCGCAGCACCCGCCCCGGCCCCCGTTGCCGAGCCCGAGCCCGCGGCGGCCCCGGTCGTGACCAACCCGACCACCGTGTCGGACCTGATCGCGAGCCGGCAGAGCACGCCCGAGCCGCGCATTGAAGCCGCGCCCGAGCCGGAGCTTCCGGCGGAGGAGACCGTGGCCGAGACCGCGCGCCCGGCCGGTGAGCCCTCGAACGAGACGCTCGCCCGGCTTCAGGCCGCCGTGGCCAAGCAGCCCTCGCATTCCACGCCGCCGCGTCCGGCGCCCACCCCTGCGCCGCAGGCCCAGGACGGTGAGCGCAAGCCCGGCTTCGGGATCAACTCGCTCATCAACCGGATGACGGGCCAGCCCGAGGGCACGCCGGCCCCGCGGACCGAGCCGCAGCAGGCAAAGCCCCGCGCCGTGCCGCAGGCCACGCCGCGTCCAGCCGACCGCCTCGACGAGGATGAGCGGCAACGGATTGAAATCCCGGCGTTCCTGCGGCGCCAGGCCAACTGA
- a CDS encoding DUF2842 domain-containing protein, with product MSYKARRRWSIILLLVWLPIYTIIAWVVLVSIPRQHIAIEFLMYAVAGILWALPFKNVFKGVGKPDPDG from the coding sequence ATGTCCTACAAAGCCCGCCGCCGCTGGTCGATCATCCTCCTCCTAGTCTGGCTGCCGATCTACACCATCATCGCCTGGGTGGTGCTGGTTTCGATCCCGCGCCAGCACATCGCGATCGAGTTCCTCATGTATGCGGTTGCAGGAATTCTGTGGGCCTTGCCGTTCAAGAATGTCTTTAAAGGCGTCGGCAAACCTGACCCGGACGGCTGA
- the cobS gene encoding cobaltochelatase subunit CobS: MADGATPMSDTPTQDISVREAFGIDSDMTVKGFDAPTDRVPELDPTYRFDRDTTLAILAGFAHNRRVMIQGYHGTGKSTHIEQVASRLNWPCVRVNLDSHISRIDLIGKDAIKLKDGVQVTEFQEGILPWALRNPVAIVFDEYDAGRPDVMFVIQRVLERDGKLTLLDQNEVIHPNPYFRLFATANTVGLGDTTGLYHGTQQINQGQMDRWSLVATLNYLPHDAETEIVLAKNPSWGDEEGQRKIRQMVTVADLTRTAFMNGDISTVMSPRTVIAWAENARIFGDVGFAFRLTFLNKCDELERQTVAEFYQRCFDEELPESAASVSLG, encoded by the coding sequence ATGGCCGACGGAGCGACCCCGATGAGCGACACGCCAACTCAGGACATTTCGGTCCGCGAGGCCTTCGGTATCGACAGCGACATGACGGTAAAGGGCTTCGACGCGCCCACGGACCGGGTTCCCGAGCTCGATCCGACCTATCGGTTTGACCGTGACACAACCTTAGCGATTCTTGCTGGATTCGCGCACAACCGTCGCGTGATGATCCAGGGCTACCACGGCACCGGGAAATCGACCCATATCGAGCAGGTCGCATCCCGCCTGAACTGGCCCTGCGTGCGCGTGAACCTCGACAGCCACATCTCGCGGATCGATCTGATCGGCAAGGACGCGATCAAGCTCAAGGACGGGGTGCAGGTCACCGAGTTCCAGGAAGGCATCCTGCCCTGGGCGCTGCGCAACCCGGTCGCGATCGTGTTCGACGAGTACGATGCGGGCCGCCCCGACGTCATGTTCGTGATCCAGCGCGTGCTGGAGCGGGATGGCAAGCTGACGCTGCTCGACCAGAACGAGGTGATCCACCCGAACCCCTATTTCCGCCTCTTCGCAACTGCGAACACGGTCGGTCTGGGCGATACGACGGGCCTCTACCACGGCACCCAGCAGATCAACCAGGGCCAGATGGACCGCTGGTCGCTGGTCGCCACGCTCAACTACCTGCCGCATGACGCGGAGACGGAGATCGTGCTCGCCAAGAACCCCTCTTGGGGTGACGAGGAAGGCCAGCGCAAGATCCGCCAGATGGTGACCGTGGCCGACCTCACCCGGACCGCCTTCATGAACGGGGACATCTCCACTGTCATGTCGCCCCGGACCGTGATCGCCTGGGCGGAGAACGCGCGCATCTTCGGCGATGTGGGCTTCGCCTTCCGCCTGACGTTCCTCAACAAGTGCGACGAGCTGGAGCGGCAGACCGTCGCCGAGTTCTACCAGCGCTGCTTCGACGAGGAGCTGCCGGAGAGCGCGGCGAGCGTGAGCCTCGGCTGA